A part of Pararhizobium sp. A13 genomic DNA contains:
- a CDS encoding DUF1192 domain-containing protein, with amino-acid sequence MSLFDDDHPKKQPAHEIGCDLSLLSADELSARIDVLKQEIERLETERANKSASKSAAESFFRS; translated from the coding sequence ATGAGCCTGTTTGACGACGACCATCCAAAGAAACAACCGGCCCACGAAATAGGCTGCGACCTTTCTCTTCTGTCGGCCGACGAACTTTCAGCCCGCATCGACGTGCTGAAACAGGAAATCGAGCGACTTGAGACGGAAAGAGCAAACAAGTCGGCAAGTAAATCGGCGGCCGAAAGTTTCTTTCGTTCGTGA
- the rpmE gene encoding 50S ribosomal protein L31: protein MKADIHPAYHMIKVVMTDGTEYETRSTWGSEGQTMNLEIDPKSHPAWTGGNQQLMDRGGRVSKFKKRFEGLGL, encoded by the coding sequence ATGAAGGCTGATATCCATCCCGCTTACCACATGATCAAAGTGGTCATGACCGACGGCACCGAATACGAAACCCGCTCGACCTGGGGTTCGGAAGGCCAGACCATGAACCTCGAAATCGACCCGAAGTCGCACCCGGCATGGACCGGCGGCAACCAGCAGCTCATGGACCGCGGCGGCCGCGTTTCCAAGTTCAAGAAGCGCTTCGAAGGCCTCGGCCTCTAA
- a CDS encoding peptidoglycan -binding protein has product MALARKGRTQRTVDYWPGFVDALSTLLLAIMFLLSVFVLAQFLLSREISGKEDVLNRLNSQINELTQLLALEKGGKQDLEDSLANLQASLASSEGERSRLQALLDQGAGSSDAANRQIGDLTGKLDEEKQVSARAMSQIDLLNQQIAALRSQIAAIEGALQASEAKDEASQTKIADLGRRLNVALAQRVQELNRYRSDFFGRLREILSDRENIRIVGDRFVFQSEVLFPSGGNELNPAGQEEMAKLATAVLDLAKEIPSEINWVLRVDGHTDNVPLSGTGRYVDNWELSSARATSVVKFLISRGVPADRLAAAGFGEFQPIAEGDSPAARSQNRRIELKLTEK; this is encoded by the coding sequence ATGGCACTTGCGCGCAAGGGCCGGACACAGAGAACCGTCGATTACTGGCCGGGTTTCGTCGATGCGCTGTCGACCCTGCTGCTGGCTATCATGTTCCTGCTGTCAGTTTTCGTCCTGGCGCAATTCCTGCTCAGCCGCGAAATCAGCGGCAAGGAAGATGTGCTCAACCGGTTGAACAGCCAGATAAACGAACTGACCCAGCTTTTGGCGCTTGAAAAGGGCGGCAAGCAGGATCTCGAGGATTCGCTTGCCAATCTGCAGGCATCCCTGGCGTCGTCGGAAGGCGAACGCTCGCGGCTGCAGGCGCTGCTTGACCAGGGTGCCGGCAGTTCGGATGCCGCCAACCGGCAGATCGGCGACCTCACCGGAAAGCTGGATGAGGAAAAGCAGGTCAGTGCCCGGGCGATGAGCCAGATCGATCTTCTGAACCAGCAGATCGCCGCACTGCGCAGCCAGATCGCCGCTATCGAGGGAGCGTTGCAGGCGTCCGAGGCCAAGGACGAGGCGTCACAGACGAAGATCGCCGATCTTGGACGCCGGCTGAACGTGGCGCTGGCGCAGCGCGTGCAGGAACTCAACCGCTACCGTTCCGACTTCTTCGGGCGGCTGCGCGAAATCCTGTCCGATCGCGAAAATATTCGTATTGTCGGCGACCGCTTCGTCTTCCAGTCGGAAGTGCTGTTTCCGTCCGGTGGCAATGAACTAAACCCGGCGGGGCAGGAGGAGATGGCCAAGCTTGCCACGGCCGTGCTCGATCTTGCCAAGGAAATTCCCTCTGAGATCAACTGGGTGCTCCGGGTCGATGGGCATACGGACAATGTTCCGCTTTCCGGGACAGGGCGCTACGTCGACAACTGGGAGCTTTCCTCGGCCCGCGCTACATCCGTTGTCAAGTTCCTGATCTCCAGGGGCGTTCCGGCGGATCGCCTTGCCGCGGCCGGTTTCGGCGAATTCCAGCCCATTGCCGAGGGCGACAGTCCGGCCGCGCGCTCTCAGAACCGCCGCATCGAACTGAAGCTGACCGAGAAATAA
- a CDS encoding SRPBCC domain-containing protein encodes MTDAALTPDTQDIVVDEVFPHAPETIWTALTSGELIARWMMAPTGFEPVEGNHFTFQTTPAGAWDGIIRCQVLEVIPNERFAYAWKGGHEGNVGYGSRLDTVVTFILSRVESGTRLRLIHSGFVLPKNDTAFRSMSEGWKKVVRNLDAVAAEQATSKLRH; translated from the coding sequence ATGACCGATGCCGCTTTGACGCCCGACACGCAAGACATCGTGGTTGACGAGGTCTTCCCGCATGCGCCGGAGACGATCTGGACAGCGCTGACATCCGGCGAACTGATCGCTCGCTGGATGATGGCGCCGACAGGGTTCGAGCCCGTGGAGGGCAACCACTTCACGTTCCAGACGACGCCGGCCGGCGCGTGGGACGGGATCATTCGCTGCCAGGTGCTGGAGGTGATACCGAACGAACGCTTCGCCTATGCCTGGAAAGGCGGACACGAGGGAAACGTCGGGTATGGGTCGCGGCTGGACACGGTCGTCACGTTCATCCTTTCCAGGGTAGAAAGCGGGACGCGCCTTCGCCTTATCCACTCCGGTTTCGTGCTGCCGAAGAACGACACTGCTTTCAGGAGCATGAGCGAAGGTTGGAAGAAGGTTGTCCGAAACCTCGACGCCGTCGCTGCGGAACAGGCCACCTCGAAGCTACGGCACTGA
- a CDS encoding tripartite tricarboxylate transporter substrate binding protein produces MALSLLKRRTALALALMATSGLVLGGEAQAQEFPDRAVTLVVPFAAGGSTDVVARIIGQKMSDDLGQQVIVENVAGAGGNLGADRVARAEPDGYTILMGTVATHALNPLILKTKPYDPEKDFAPVSLLVLVPNVLVVNPQLPAKNVAELLALLKAAPDQYSYASSGNGTPLHLSGELFKNMAGVSLQHVPYKGSGPALNDVIGNQVPIMFDNLPSSSGHIKSGTLRALAVTTKERAPSFPDVPTIAETIPGYETYTWNALFAPAGTPKEAIDRLNASAKKALADPAVVEKMNGFSATIVASTPDELAAHVKAELAKWGPVVKNANVQMD; encoded by the coding sequence ATGGCATTGTCCTTATTGAAGCGGCGCACGGCGCTCGCGCTAGCCTTGATGGCGACGTCGGGGCTCGTACTCGGCGGTGAAGCGCAGGCGCAGGAATTTCCGGATCGCGCGGTAACGCTGGTCGTGCCCTTTGCAGCAGGCGGCTCGACCGACGTGGTCGCGCGCATCATCGGCCAGAAGATGTCCGACGATCTCGGCCAGCAGGTGATCGTGGAAAACGTCGCGGGCGCCGGCGGCAATCTCGGCGCCGACCGGGTGGCGCGGGCAGAACCCGATGGCTATACGATCCTGATGGGAACGGTTGCGACCCACGCGCTCAATCCGCTGATCCTGAAGACAAAGCCCTACGACCCGGAAAAGGACTTCGCCCCGGTCTCGCTGCTGGTGCTCGTGCCCAACGTGCTCGTGGTCAATCCGCAGCTTCCGGCAAAGAACGTCGCGGAGCTTCTGGCGCTTCTGAAGGCGGCACCCGACCAATACTCCTACGCATCTTCCGGCAACGGCACGCCGCTGCATCTCTCCGGCGAACTGTTCAAGAACATGGCCGGCGTCAGCCTGCAACATGTGCCCTACAAGGGTTCAGGTCCCGCGCTGAACGATGTCATCGGCAACCAGGTGCCGATCATGTTCGACAACCTGCCCTCGTCCTCGGGCCACATCAAATCCGGCACGCTCAGGGCCTTGGCGGTAACGACGAAGGAGCGCGCACCCTCCTTCCCGGATGTGCCGACGATCGCCGAAACCATTCCCGGCTACGAGACCTATACCTGGAATGCCCTGTTTGCCCCGGCAGGCACGCCGAAGGAAGCGATCGATCGGCTCAATGCTTCCGCCAAGAAAGCCTTGGCGGATCCGGCCGTCGTCGAGAAGATGAACGGCTTCAGCGCCACCATCGTCGCCTCGACGCCGGACGAACTTGCCGCACACGTGAAGGCCGAACTGGCGAAATGGGGTCCCGTCGTCAAGAACGCCAACGTCCAGATGGATTGA
- a CDS encoding ABC transporter ATP-binding protein/permease — protein sequence MSNEVVQPAGRRSVRPLAKLLPYIRRYRNLVIGAGISLVVAAVTTLTLPMAVRRMIDHGFSASDAGFINTYFSMLMVLAIVLAVASATRYYFVITLGERIVSDLRRDVFDHVTRLSPSFFDVNQSGEIVSRLTADTTQIKSAVGATASVALRNIILCLGAIAMMVYTSPKLSSLVLVAIPVIVFPLVGFGRSVRRRSREAQDTLATASAYAGEAISASRTVQAFNGEAVAQARYGRAVESAYEAARAAIKARSILTAFAITMIFGSVVAVLWFGAQDVLSGTLSAGTLGQFLLYSVFAAGSLGALSEVWGELSQAAGAAERLSELLAEQPNITAPANPVAMPEPAQGAVTFADVHFAYPSRPGYKSVKGLSFAVKPGETVAIVGPSGAGKSTVFSLLLRFYDPAKGTVSVDGIDIRSVDPQALRSRIAIVPQDVTIFAASIHDNIAFGLPTASRDMVRTAAIAAQADEFIARLDQGYDTQVGERGITLSGGQRQRIAIARAILKDAPVLLLDEATSALDAESETLVQKALDGLMRERTTLVIAHRLATVLKADRILVMDQGRIVEEGTHASLVRQGGLYAKLARLQFDYDSPEASNIVTLG from the coding sequence GTGTCGAATGAGGTCGTCCAACCGGCGGGGCGCAGGTCCGTGCGCCCGCTGGCAAAGCTGTTGCCGTATATCCGGCGCTACCGCAATCTGGTCATCGGTGCCGGCATTTCGCTCGTCGTTGCAGCCGTCACGACGCTGACGCTGCCGATGGCCGTGCGCCGGATGATCGACCACGGATTCTCCGCCTCCGATGCCGGCTTCATCAACACCTACTTCTCCATGCTGATGGTTCTCGCCATCGTGCTCGCGGTGGCCAGTGCGACCCGCTACTACTTCGTCATCACGCTCGGCGAACGGATCGTCTCGGATCTGCGCCGCGATGTCTTCGACCATGTCACGCGGCTTTCCCCATCCTTCTTCGACGTCAACCAGTCCGGCGAGATCGTCTCGCGGCTGACCGCCGACACGACGCAGATCAAATCCGCCGTCGGCGCAACCGCCTCGGTCGCGCTGCGCAACATCATATTGTGCCTCGGCGCCATCGCCATGATGGTCTATACCAGCCCGAAGCTGTCGAGCCTGGTGCTCGTCGCCATCCCGGTCATCGTCTTTCCGCTCGTCGGCTTCGGCCGCTCGGTGCGTCGCCGGTCGCGGGAGGCGCAGGATACGCTCGCGACTGCTTCCGCCTATGCCGGCGAAGCGATCTCCGCTTCCCGCACCGTCCAGGCCTTCAACGGCGAGGCTGTAGCGCAGGCGCGCTATGGCCGTGCGGTCGAAAGCGCCTACGAGGCAGCCCGCGCCGCCATCAAGGCCCGCTCGATCCTCACCGCCTTTGCTATCACCATGATCTTCGGCAGCGTCGTCGCGGTCCTGTGGTTCGGTGCGCAGGATGTCCTGTCCGGCACGCTGTCGGCCGGCACGCTCGGCCAGTTTCTCTTGTATTCGGTTTTCGCCGCCGGCAGCCTCGGCGCACTCTCGGAGGTTTGGGGCGAACTCTCTCAAGCCGCAGGCGCTGCCGAGCGCCTGAGCGAATTGCTGGCCGAACAGCCAAACATCACGGCACCCGCCAATCCCGTCGCCATGCCGGAACCGGCGCAGGGTGCGGTCACCTTCGCCGATGTTCACTTCGCCTATCCCTCACGGCCGGGCTACAAGAGCGTCAAGGGCCTGAGTTTTGCCGTCAAGCCGGGCGAGACGGTTGCCATCGTCGGCCCCTCCGGCGCTGGTAAGAGCACCGTCTTCTCGCTGCTTCTGCGGTTCTACGATCCGGCCAAGGGCACGGTCAGCGTCGATGGCATCGATATCCGCTCGGTCGATCCGCAAGCATTGCGCAGCCGCATCGCCATCGTTCCGCAGGACGTCACCATCTTTGCCGCGTCGATCCACGACAACATCGCCTTTGGCCTGCCCACCGCATCGCGCGACATGGTGCGTACCGCTGCCATTGCCGCTCAGGCCGACGAATTCATTGCAAGGCTCGATCAGGGATACGATACGCAAGTTGGCGAGCGCGGCATTACGCTGTCCGGTGGCCAGCGCCAGCGCATCGCCATCGCGCGCGCGATCCTGAAAGATGCCCCGGTGCTCCTCCTCGACGAGGCCACCTCCGCGCTCGACGCTGAGAGCGAAACGCTGGTGCAGAAGGCGCTCGACGGCCTGATGCGCGAACGCACGACACTGGTCATCGCCCATCGGCTGGCAACCGTGCTCAAGGCCGACCGTATCCTGGTCATGGATCAGGGCAGGATCGTCGAAGAAGGAACGCACGCCTCCCTCGTTCGCCAGGGCGGGCTCTATGCCAAGCTCGCGCGGCTGCAGTTCGACTATGACAGCCCCGAAGCAAGCAATATCGTCACACTCGGATGA
- a CDS encoding GFA family protein, which yields MSKAYTGGCACGAIRYEISAEPLVMNDCQCRDCQRKSGTGHGSYLTFADKRSVKLEGEAKHWDMVGDSGNVKTRAFCPTCGAPVYLTFTAMPDLFTVHAASLDDPSRYKPQMVTYGMRGYAWDHIDPALTKFDKMPPA from the coding sequence ATGAGCAAGGCTTATACGGGCGGATGCGCCTGCGGCGCGATCCGTTATGAAATTTCGGCCGAACCGCTGGTGATGAACGACTGCCAGTGCCGCGACTGTCAGCGCAAGAGCGGCACCGGGCACGGTTCCTACCTGACCTTTGCGGACAAGAGGAGCGTGAAGCTCGAAGGCGAGGCGAAGCATTGGGACATGGTTGGCGACAGCGGCAACGTCAAGACACGCGCGTTCTGCCCGACCTGCGGGGCGCCGGTGTATTTGACGTTCACCGCTATGCCGGACCTGTTCACGGTACACGCCGCAAGTCTGGACGACCCAAGCCGGTACAAGCCGCAGATGGTGACGTACGGCATGCGCGGTTACGCATGGGACCACATCGATCCAGCCCTTACGAAATTCGACAAGATGCCGCCGGCGTGA
- a CDS encoding metalloregulator ArsR/SmtB family transcription factor — protein MTEAANITAVLRTLADPTRRAVFERVVRSDEITVVELTRGSGVTQGAISQHLKSLKQAGLVAERPEGRNVYYRAEPEGLAPLVDWMSHYGVFWRERFANLRTLLKEIDP, from the coding sequence ATGACCGAAGCCGCCAACATCACCGCTGTCCTGCGCACACTTGCCGACCCGACGCGGCGGGCCGTTTTCGAGCGGGTCGTCAGGTCCGACGAGATTACCGTGGTCGAGTTGACGCGGGGGAGTGGCGTGACGCAGGGCGCCATTTCCCAGCATCTCAAGTCATTGAAGCAGGCCGGCCTGGTTGCCGAGCGCCCGGAGGGGCGCAACGTTTACTATCGCGCTGAGCCAGAGGGTCTCGCCCCGCTCGTCGATTGGATGAGCCACTACGGTGTCTTCTGGCGCGAGCGCTTCGCAAATCTCAGAACCTTGCTCAAGGAGATCGATCCATGA
- a CDS encoding DUF1465 family protein, whose amino-acid sequence MSERGLNTVSFAGHAASSAQFKALYAEGMGLVEETASYLDGPGRAASKVLPRMASVLYAAESMRLTTRLMQMASWLLLQRAVNNGEMNREQVLSEKNKVRLDSFNVDRTAPGWNDLPEGFRDLIDRSLRLQNRVALLDREIYRPQEAQNFTPDNQNGVKAQLTLLQTAFGTN is encoded by the coding sequence ATGTCCGAACGGGGATTGAATACTGTGAGCTTCGCGGGACACGCTGCGTCTTCGGCGCAGTTCAAGGCTCTCTATGCGGAAGGCATGGGCCTGGTTGAAGAGACCGCGAGCTATCTCGATGGCCCCGGTCGCGCCGCCTCCAAGGTTCTGCCGCGCATGGCATCGGTACTCTATGCCGCGGAATCGATGCGCCTCACCACCCGCCTGATGCAGATGGCATCCTGGCTACTCTTGCAGCGCGCCGTCAACAACGGCGAAATGAACCGCGAGCAGGTCCTGTCGGAAAAGAACAAGGTCCGCCTCGATAGTTTCAACGTCGATCGCACGGCGCCCGGCTGGAACGACCTGCCTGAAGGTTTCCGGGATCTGATCGACCGCTCGCTGCGCCTGCAGAACCGCGTCGCCCTGCTCGACCGCGAAATCTACCGCCCGCAGGAAGCCCAGAACTTCACGCCCGACAACCAGAACGGCGTCAAGGCCCAACTCACCCTGCTGCAGACCGCTTTTGGGACCAACTGA
- a CDS encoding MFS transporter: MRKNLLPVASLLLGTLFLFLGNGLHSLLLPVRGTTEGYSTTLLGLLGTSWASGFVLGCLLAPTIVKRAGHVRAFSCFASILAIIALLTGILVDPIWWVVLRAFTGFSTAGTSMIIESWLNERATNESRGAIFSLYIAITLMGVVGGQLMIPFGDTSTTLFFMCAGIVYCLAMLPTLLSTAALPQPLKQVSLDLPALYRNSPISFLGILLVGIANGAYGTLGAVFGRQVGLTDSNVALMMSTTIFAGAVMQFPAGRLSDMIDRRYVLAALAAVAAIAGALIFLVEPTGVVLLIALVGVYGATANALYPIAVSHANDFATPEDFVKISGGLLLLYGIGTIIGPTIGGPIMTVTGPYGLFMITACAHVLITAYAIFRSRMRAAVPASERDAYSTINPGTLTTPESLQLSPRAARLEEKSDDEPERRSA; encoded by the coding sequence ATGCGAAAAAACCTTCTTCCCGTCGCCTCTCTTCTGCTTGGCACGCTGTTTCTCTTCCTTGGAAATGGATTGCACAGCCTGTTGCTGCCGGTGCGCGGCACGACGGAAGGCTATTCGACGACGCTGCTCGGCCTGCTCGGCACCTCCTGGGCAAGCGGCTTCGTGCTCGGCTGCCTGCTCGCGCCGACCATCGTCAAGCGCGCCGGCCATGTGCGCGCCTTCAGCTGCTTTGCGTCCATCCTGGCGATCATCGCGCTTTTGACCGGCATTCTCGTCGATCCGATCTGGTGGGTGGTGCTGCGCGCCTTCACCGGCTTCTCGACGGCAGGCACCTCGATGATCATCGAAAGCTGGCTGAACGAGCGCGCCACCAATGAGAGCCGCGGCGCGATCTTCTCGCTCTACATCGCCATCACCCTGATGGGCGTCGTCGGCGGTCAGTTGATGATCCCGTTCGGCGATACATCGACGACGCTGTTCTTCATGTGCGCCGGCATCGTCTATTGCCTGGCCATGCTGCCGACCCTCCTGTCGACCGCGGCCTTGCCGCAACCGTTGAAGCAGGTCAGCCTCGATCTGCCGGCGCTCTATCGCAACTCGCCGATCTCCTTTCTCGGCATCCTGCTCGTCGGCATCGCCAATGGCGCCTACGGGACGCTTGGCGCCGTCTTCGGCCGTCAGGTGGGACTTACCGATAGCAATGTCGCGCTGATGATGAGTACGACGATCTTCGCGGGCGCCGTGATGCAGTTTCCCGCCGGGCGCCTCTCGGACATGATCGACCGGCGCTACGTCCTGGCCGCCCTTGCAGCCGTTGCCGCGATTGCCGGCGCGCTCATCTTCCTGGTCGAGCCGACCGGCGTCGTTCTCCTGATCGCTCTCGTCGGCGTCTACGGCGCGACTGCCAATGCGCTCTATCCCATTGCCGTCTCGCATGCCAACGACTTCGCCACGCCGGAGGACTTCGTCAAGATTTCAGGCGGCCTGCTCTTGCTCTACGGCATTGGCACCATCATCGGCCCGACCATCGGCGGCCCGATCATGACCGTCACCGGCCCCTACGGCCTGTTCATGATCACCGCCTGCGCCCATGTGCTGATCACGGCTTACGCGATCTTCCGTAGCCGCATGCGCGCCGCTGTACCGGCATCGGAACGCGACGCCTACTCGACCATCAACCCCGGCACCCTGACAACGCCGGAAAGCCTGCAACTGTCGCCGCGGGCTGCCCGTCTGGAGGAAAAAAGCGACGACGAGCCCGAACGGAGGTCCGCATGA
- a CDS encoding FAD-binding dehydrogenase — MDCDVLVIGAGLAGLVAAVEAADRGLRVIVLDQEGEQNLGGQAFWSLGGLLFIDSPEQRRMRIRDTLDLARQDWMGSAQFDRPEDYWPRRWAEAYLDFAAGEKRAWLHSQGMRWFPVVGWAERGGGLAHGHGNSVPRFHVTWGTGPGVLAPFIARGRAAEGRGRIRFRFRHRVDELIMTNGAVTGARGSVLKSDGVDRGQRSSREIVDEFWFEAGAVIVSSGGIGGNHDLVRKQWPVDRLGPPPNVMVSGVPDYVDGRMVEIAEQARGSVINKDRMWHYTEGLRNFDPIWPNHGIRILPGPSSFWCDADGNRFAAPAMPGFDTLGTLKAIRKTGADYSWFILTKAIIKKEFALSGSEQNPDLTGKDIPLLLKRLGKNPPGPVQAFMDKGEDFVIRDRLEDLVAGMNALSGEGRLSLEHLRHQIEARDREIDNPFSKDAQVTAIRGARNYLGDRLMRTAKPHRLLDPKAGPLIAVRLNILTRKTLGGLQTDLNGRALELSGEPVPGLYAAGEVAGFGGGGMHGYNALEGSFLGGCIFSGRVVGRSIGA; from the coding sequence ATGGATTGTGATGTTCTGGTGATCGGAGCGGGGCTTGCCGGCCTCGTTGCGGCGGTGGAGGCTGCCGACCGGGGTCTCAGGGTCATCGTGCTCGATCAGGAAGGCGAGCAGAATTTGGGCGGTCAGGCTTTCTGGTCGCTTGGTGGCTTGCTGTTCATCGATAGTCCCGAGCAGCGGCGCATGCGCATTCGCGACACTCTCGATCTGGCGCGGCAGGACTGGATGGGGTCGGCGCAGTTCGACCGCCCGGAGGACTACTGGCCGCGGCGCTGGGCGGAGGCCTATCTCGATTTTGCCGCCGGTGAAAAGCGCGCCTGGCTGCATAGCCAGGGCATGCGATGGTTTCCTGTCGTCGGCTGGGCGGAGCGGGGCGGCGGCCTTGCGCACGGACATGGGAACTCCGTGCCGCGCTTCCATGTGACGTGGGGGACCGGGCCGGGGGTTCTGGCGCCGTTCATCGCGAGGGGGCGAGCAGCAGAAGGCAGGGGGCGCATCCGCTTCCGCTTTCGCCATCGGGTGGACGAGCTGATCATGACCAATGGTGCCGTCACAGGCGCAAGAGGATCGGTTCTGAAGAGCGACGGTGTGGACCGCGGTCAGCGCAGTTCACGTGAGATTGTCGACGAGTTCTGGTTCGAGGCCGGGGCCGTCATCGTCTCGTCCGGCGGCATCGGCGGCAATCATGATCTGGTGCGCAAGCAATGGCCGGTCGACCGGCTCGGCCCGCCACCGAACGTCATGGTCAGCGGCGTGCCGGATTATGTCGATGGGCGCATGGTCGAGATTGCCGAGCAGGCGCGCGGTTCCGTCATCAACAAGGATCGCATGTGGCACTATACAGAGGGCTTGCGGAACTTCGATCCGATCTGGCCGAACCACGGCATCCGCATCCTGCCGGGGCCATCCTCGTTCTGGTGCGACGCCGACGGCAACCGTTTTGCCGCACCGGCCATGCCGGGCTTCGATACGCTCGGCACCCTGAAGGCGATCCGCAAGACCGGCGCCGACTATAGCTGGTTCATTCTGACCAAGGCGATCATCAAGAAGGAGTTCGCACTTTCGGGGTCGGAGCAGAACCCCGACTTGACCGGCAAGGACATTCCGCTGCTGCTCAAACGCCTGGGCAAAAATCCGCCAGGCCCGGTGCAGGCCTTCATGGACAAGGGTGAGGATTTCGTTATTCGCGACCGGCTGGAAGACCTCGTCGCGGGGATGAATGCGCTCTCCGGCGAGGGGCGCCTTTCGCTCGAACATCTGCGCCACCAGATCGAGGCGCGCGATCGCGAGATCGACAATCCCTTTTCGAAGGATGCGCAGGTCACCGCCATCCGCGGCGCCCGCAATTATCTGGGCGACAGGCTGATGCGGACGGCCAAACCGCACCGGCTGCTTGATCCGAAAGCGGGGCCGCTGATTGCGGTGCGCCTCAATATCCTCACGCGAAAGACGCTGGGCGGCCTGCAGACCGATCTCAACGGCCGCGCGCTGGAGCTCTCCGGCGAACCTGTGCCCGGCCTTTATGCGGCGGGCGAAGTTGCGGGTTTCGGCGGCGGCGGCATGCATGGCTACAACGCGCTGGAAGGATCGTTCCTGGGTGGCTGCATCTTTTCAGGAAGGGTCGTGGGGCGCAGCATAGGCGCCTGA
- a CDS encoding thioredoxin family protein: MQHQVVSRDEWLEARVALLKEEKDLTRRSDALARRRQELPWVRIDKEYRFETDEGNASLSDLFRGRSQLLVYHFMLGPDYKAGCPSCSSIADGFNGFVVHLENHDVAFSAISRASLEKLQAYKRRMGWTFPWASSFGGDFNFDFNVSLTEQQQRDGTVEYNYRREPASQLSGEGPEIPSRSTPDGLTTFASMSGTDAATFARERPGMSAFVLEDGVVYHTYSAYARGLDGLWGMYQWLDRAPKGRNEDGVWWRRHDEYSS, from the coding sequence ATGCAGCATCAAGTCGTTTCTCGCGATGAGTGGCTGGAGGCCCGCGTCGCACTGCTCAAGGAGGAGAAGGATCTGACGCGGCGCAGCGACGCGCTCGCGCGGCGACGGCAGGAATTGCCGTGGGTCCGGATCGACAAGGAGTATCGTTTCGAGACCGACGAGGGGAACGCCTCGCTGTCAGACCTCTTCAGAGGGCGCTCGCAGCTCCTCGTCTACCACTTCATGCTCGGGCCCGATTATAAGGCGGGATGTCCGTCCTGTTCGTCGATCGCGGACGGGTTCAACGGTTTCGTCGTCCACCTGGAGAATCACGACGTCGCGTTTTCTGCGATATCGCGGGCGTCGCTCGAAAAGCTGCAGGCGTACAAGCGGCGGATGGGATGGACGTTTCCCTGGGCGTCCTCGTTCGGCGGCGACTTCAACTTCGACTTCAACGTCTCGCTCACCGAGCAGCAACAGCGCGACGGAACCGTCGAATACAACTACCGGCGCGAGCCGGCATCGCAGCTCAGCGGCGAGGGGCCCGAGATACCCTCGCGCTCGACACCCGACGGGCTGACCACCTTCGCCTCCATGTCCGGAACCGACGCAGCCACGTTTGCGCGAGAGAGGCCGGGCATGAGCGCCTTCGTCCTCGAGGACGGTGTCGTCTACCACACCTATTCGGCCTATGCGCGCGGACTGGATGGCCTCTGGGGCATGTATCAATGGCTCGACCGCGCGCCCAAGGGGCGCAACGAAGACGGCGTCTGGTGGCGCCGCCACGACGAATATAGCAGCTGA